tgtatATCCCAGATTAGGTAATATACACCAGCAATTATCTAGATGGACTTACAATTGGTTTTGGTGTCAAAGTTGATTACTATTAGACATGTAAGAGAAACCAGTTTTGGTGCTTCACATCAATTATATAGAAGAAAAGATGCAATACGTACCAAATACTAGCAGATGCAATTAGAGCAAAGCAGGGATGGTTACATGAGGTATTTTGTGATCGTTATATCTTCAGTAGATTAATCACATATTTACAAGATGGGATGAAACAATCACGCTTTACAATGTGGTAAAAAGTAGAGTTGGTGAGATGAGGTGTTGGTTGAGAAGCAACCAATAAGATTAATACAGTTGATGGaaaaattcaatgtaaaatataGCCCATTCATAAATGCatgtgataaataaataaacgcaATCATGATTGAACAAATTGAATTGGTGCAAATTGAAGGTGCCATTACGAGGTAAAACTAGAAGCGGGATAGAATCAAAGCAAGATTCTTAATGTCATTAgcactctaatttttttatacactAAAAACACTGGATCAACATGTATCTTGCAGACACAAAATGATTCAGAAACAAGTTTATTCGAAAGTACAATCTTCTATATGCTATAATCTGGAACAAGATTTACGATGGAGCTGTGAAATACACATGGGGGATACTTTTGAATGCATTAGTTTGCAACATATCGTATTTCACCCAAACACTTCAGTAACAGGAGCCTGATGCATCATGCCGTTATAATTAACAAACTCCAGACTGGCACAAAGATATTTTTGTACATATCTAGAAGGGAGCAAACCCACCTGACAATAGCCAACATCAGAATCACGGAAAGAATACCCAACAAGAACACGTCGGAGAGCAGCATGACCCTCTGGAGTGTCCAACCATGAGTGACCAGGGAAGGTGCGCGGTAGGTCCTGCATGTATATAAAAAGTATGAAAATAGCAAAAGATATTAAATGACAGTTTAAAGTTGGCATAAAAGTAATATCTCTTGGAAAGTATGGCTTTACATTTGTACTGAGAATCTCAGAGAAACTGAATTATGCCAACCTTGAAAATAATACAaccattaaaaatttaagcagGGATTAAACCCCAGATGTATAGAAATCTACAATCCAGTCTCAATTCCTCAATAATGGTAATCAAACATCACAAGGTTAGTTAATGACCTACAGCAAATAAGCtgtttcaaaatcaaaacatccTAAGAACTTTTAGCCTTGATGGTACTCCCTATCTCCCAATTCAAAGAGTTGAGATTTACAGGCTTGAAGCAATTACTTCCAGAATAGAAATGAAGAAATGAGAAGGCCAAAACAAAGTTCAAAACTAATTATCAAAATACACATGGCCATACAAGCACATTGCACTTTCAAAGAACAGATTTTAAATCGTCAAGAATAAACCACAATACATTTTATATTCATCCATAAAACTCTTATCATCCccaagaataaaaataatagtatataaaaataaaaataataaaattgttgcaACTATTTAGAAATTGCTTCCATTCAACCCTCATCCACACACTTCATCTTTGagaaatttaatctttttttccaCACATAAGGCTTGTTAATCTTGAGAACACATAAATCAAATACCCAAATTGCTCAAATCTGTGTGGATCTTCCTAAGTCTTACCATCAAATACACCAATTTAAGCTGTACAGGATGATGAGTTAACGGGCATTGATATGCAACCTTTCAGTTACAGTACAGCAATGCTTAGAGATcttcaatttaataaataaaatgacattAAAGTTTCTATTATAACAATATAaagattatttaatttaattcagCAACAATAGCCATGTAATTGAATGGTTCACACACAATCAAATGACCTGACAACAAATTTTATCAAGAGGTGTGACGCACAACATTACAGCAGAGGATAATAGAAAATGTCGCAATACATTTGTTTCAACAAAGTCCTGCAAACTAAGATTCCCCAAACATTCACTAAGATCGTCAAATCAGAATAAACTAAAAACGATCATTTTACGTATAAGTCAATAGTACTAAATTCATGCTGCAAACTACTTATCTTTCAAAAGGAATCTAACCCCATAGATGGCATACCAATATGTCTATCAAATCTAGAATCTATAATCATTAATCAAAAAGTCCAATATACCAACCCCGACTCTGCCAGAGGCCCAGAATCATCATTGCAATGCATAAAAACCCAAATCACTCACTCACATGATCAATCTGCCTCGTGGCAGGGGTGACCTTCCCCTCGACCGCCTTGGTCAAGTCATTGTAATAGCTATCCGGCACCGTGGACTTCTTCTTCGCCGCCCCGGAAAGCGAAAACCACACCTTGGGGCGGAGAACCGGAGGAATTCCCTTCCTAATGAGCCTCTTCAAAGTTATGGCGTTTGCCATAGCTGATAGCTTAAGCGAGGCCTTAAGGGATTGGCCTTCGGAGATAGAAGGCTGCAAGTACCAATTGGCTCCTTTGCTGGCCTCCAATGCCCACCAAACCCTTCCCTGCTGCCTCACCTTCTCCCTCACCTCATTCAACACATTGACATCATCCACATTCCCTTCTACTGTGAAACCGTAAAGGTCTTGAAACTTCACAGTGAGGTTTGCCCTCCTGGCATGGATGCTGGGCCTCAAGATTGGTATTTGAGATTGGAATTCTAAGGCAAGGTCCCTCTTGCTTTGTGTTCCATACATTTCTTGGGGTTGTAGAGACAgatcaagaaagaaagaaagaaagagggagcgagagaatgagaaagaaaatgcGGTGTCTTTGATTGGAAAAATGAGAGGACCTTGTCAAATGAGAAAACCCCACAAGTCTGAAACCATGAAATGGTCTATTTTTTGAGCCTGAGAGTGAGAGGTTGAAATTTGATAAGGAGAGGATGCAAATCTTGGGTTTTCTTCAAATGGGTGTTTCAGATTTTGATGAAACAAGAGTCACGCAGAAGAAATTGTCACCAAAAACCTTACATTTGCCACGGCCATGAAAGTCCCCTTAGTGCCATTAAAAAGGCTTGAAAGTTTCCACTCTACggaacagaaaaataaatataaagagaGACTTTTTCTTTTCGTTCACAAGTGCGCTCTTGAAGAAAAGAAGGTTGGATATGGATATTCAAAATCAACAACAGAGACCCAGAAAAGGGAAAGTGAGGaaactgaaaaaacaaaacaagaacaaaaaacaatacCCAGAACAgaccctacaaaaaaataaaaacagaaagaaaagtgGAAACCTGAAATGGGCTCTGGCCTCAGGAACACACATAAACTGACGCACTAATAAAAGAATTGGGATTATTTGAGGTAGACAAATGGATACAAAGTTAGGACCGTCAAGAAAAATCCGTACTTTTGGGGGGTGGACTTGAGGTTTGGAAAATTGGAGAAACTTAACGGGAAAAAATGGTAGGTGGTCTGAGGTGGGCTAGTCTTGGGTTTAGAAAAATAGGCGCAGATGAAGAAGGGCCCAATTGttaaagtattttactttttggggtggttttgcaatttttgtttgtttttttcgaAAACTCTCTGTGGATAATTATTTTTGGAACGTTAATGTGGACCTTTAAAGATAGGCGATGGATGATGATACTTGGGGAGAGAGTGAAAGAGAAGTGTGTTGGAGACAGCAGACGCTGCTTGGTTAGGTTAACATTGCATGATTGATGGTTGGACAGGAAGTCACTAAACTACCCTTTTATATTCAATTTGGTTTTTTCTGCCTTTCTGGGATGTTCTTACTGTCTTTACATACTTGCCCTTTATGGttgactttcattttttttttttaatttgggatatatatatatatatatatataggaaaatgctaggtgttcttctagtgttcttatagattaaaagtcaataatgataatctcaaatttaacaataattttaaaagtcacatcacaattagaaggacattaaaaaaacacctaacatttctcatatatatccCAAATTAACCGAATATTATGAGCTCATCCATAATATACATACAGAAATGCAATATTCTTTTATTGGGAGGTCGTTCTGTTGGCACCTCCAAATTCCAATGAACCATTCTTACTCTGGCTTGCTTGCATGCCTTTCTTTGTTCAAGTGCTTAGTGTACAATCACTATATCAACaagattttataaaagtttataaGGATTATTAACATATTATATACACAAACTCTATGCCTACTTTgtcttcaaattcaaatttctttAGTTTAACAATTGGTGAACCTTGTATCATTAGCTAATATGATTGAATATGATTAATAGGCTTCAATACGTTAATGTTGGGCCCTTTGTGGATCACTTGAAATAGAGATGCTTTATTTCATGGTTACTACTaaatttcacaaatttaataatgtatatgttgccacataataaataaatcatcatgtcattttaaattttaaaatattaacatcATATAAaccattgaataaaaaaaaaaaagcgtaaaATAAGTCTTCCCTATTTTAGACTTGACACTGAAGCGTATTTCATTATTGCATTTtgatttaatagtaattttaaaagctatctTAATTTTGGGAAGACAAATGGAGGACATGTGGGAAAtgtctagcattactcttagtAATACATTAATGTTTAGCCCTTGTTTCATCAATtagttttttattcttttattttttttattttttattttatttttaatatgtctactcaaggaaaagggaaaagagATTTGAACCAGTGACCTTCGCATTATAAGACGTGGTCCActatcgattgagctacctcttggggacgtTTTGTcaattagtgtttttttttttacatgccCGCACAAGAAGGGAAtaagaattcgaactagtgacttcggCTCCATTAGACGTGATCTCAACTAATTGAGTTACTTCTTGAGGACTTATATGTTTTGTCAATTAATGTTGAGTAATAGTGAATGTCTCTTTTATATCACTTTAAaactaatgataatttttaaaattatcattatatttataataaatcaatattaaattttaattttataataatttgaaagacaCACATCAACATTGAAGATGCAAAAGAACATGAGAAAAACAATAGCACTACTCGTAACATATGCTCCATTAATTTCATCCGAGAAGGACAATATTGTCATTGAGAATGACCTTGACGCGTCTTGGTTGAAACCGTGAGAAGGACATTTTAGGAATTAAGCAACCAAAGAAATGGACTGCTCTCTTGGGCCCACGACATGATTGTCTGAGGTTGTGGTGAGCTGGCAACAATTGTGGCCCTCACTGTGGGCCATCCTCTTTAGCGCGCCAAAAGGGGAGGTAATCACGTGTGAACGCCCAAACAAAGATTAGAGAGTGGCACTGGATCTGAGAGAATAGAGATCAATCTTACTCTCATATTTtagcataattataatttatattatctgcttttttaacattttaattactgtttttaaatatttagggatatttttgtttttcttatatatttttttgaatttctattCCATTTAATGGTAGTTTTTTtatggaataaataataaaatattgaaatttgtAATTGAGGAggaaaaattacttatttattccTCGAggtcataaatatttttaacaattttaataaatatgagAGAGTTTTTATGGAACATAGCTGTTTGAGCAAGTCTCGAGCATACCACCTTCTACTTGGAGAAATGTGTCATGTaagaacttttttatatttaccGACTGAAATGCTAATAATTTTGAAGAAGTGCTAGACTTACAAAcgaattttatagaaaaacttttacaaactgatataGCACAACACgattaagtttttcaaaatttaaaattatcttatatccaatcatgttgtgccatataaaaatttttctgtaaaatttatttgtaagcttagcatttctcataattttgacaataaaatgtCTCGTGATCTGattatattgtaaaataataaactaaatGTAATGAGAATGAGGATAAAGTTTGGTGATCTATTCAAGAATGAGGTGATAGAGATGGAGGATAAAGTATTAATTTAttcatattataaaaatatttgataattaattttaaaaagtctaaaaaatcGTAGAGGACGGTATGTAGTAGCGGCTTTCAATTTTGTCTGAACCTACACATTGTGTTATGGGCCGGCCTCCACGCATGGATATCGGAACAAGAAACTGGGCCGGCTAAAGGTGGTCCCCATTTATGTAAGAACTAAGAAGTCAAGCTGATCAAGACCGTCTAATTGGTTCTGCTCAATGGACGGCTAAGAATCGCCTGCATAATGGGTTTTGGGTATGCTTCAAAAAACTCCACCTTCAAGTCGGGGGTCACAGTTCTAATTTCTATATCTAATCAACTTGGTCTTGCATCACTTCAAAACAACAATTTCtgtgtccaaaaataaataaaaaataaaaaataatggtgGAGATCTATAACTTTAGTGAAATTATACCTTAAAATGgttttaaattgagagatttccTACTCCTATATATTATATAGTGTTAATATATAGGGAAAATGCTACATTTTCTCTTCACATTCTTTCTtatcattttactttttaaaattgttattggaTATAAGTCTTACACGTGAACCTCACagattcaatgatgattttgaaaagtgggAGAATGAGAGAATTGAAGAACAATAGAAAGATGTATATCACATCTCATAATGCTATAAATCAAACATTTATTTCATAACTATCACATTTTGTCGATGTAGCGGTGCCAATcagttattgttaaaaaataaataaaaattcaaaggcAAATTAGCATTGCctatgttaatatatatatatacacgcaacTAAGAGTAGATGTATCTTTTTAACCTCATTAGGAGAGATGCGAATTCTGTCACCCATAGTCTTGCTAGAGACTAGTGTAGATATTATAAATAGAGTTAGAGTTGAATAAATTCCAAATTGTGTCTATAGTATTGTATCTAAGGAGCGTTATGCCCCTACTTGATTGATGGTTTATcaataaattttacaatttgttaaaataaaaaaggggtcTTGTTAtacaaatatccaactccataATGTCCTAGGAATAGTGCTATAATGTCttctattttcaaaataaaaaatattaacaaaacactCAAGTATACTTTCTCATATTTATGTTATATAAGAAGACtagtttttccaaaaaaaaaaaaaaaaaaacattgtcaaaCGGAGCCCATGTAGGGTAAGGGAACCTTCAAAGAGTTTCATTCTTTTAAACTTTGCTGAAAGACTTTGTAGTGGGCACCATAATTGACATataagacaaaacaaaaatcacagTGAAGATATTCTCCACCTTTTGTTAAACCTAGTACCCCatctatgagagagagagagagaaccaacACAACACTCAAATGGGGGGGCCTTGGAGCTTGGTGGTATTCAATGGGGGTCATCATCCTCCTATCTTAATGATGTATCACTATATATACATGCAcgtgctttctttctttcaccaACTTCTTTCCTTTGGTACAAAGACAGAGACACCATACATTCAGATCAACTGTACAACTCAAGCAAAGAGATGATCACCATCATCTCAGTGCCTGAGAATTCATTGAAGTAGGGCACAGCTGATCACAACTATAGTGTGGTACCCAATTGTATTATTGGCTTCTCTTGCACTCATGTAAAGGTTCCAAGACATTTATCATTCTGCCACATCTTTCATTTCAACACCCCTCATATGGGCACAATTTTCGAGACAtaaatttctaacaattttgtttttcgattattaataattttgataCTAAATGGGAGAAAATTTTTATAGGACTCATCTCTCCGAACGGGTTCTGGACCACCCATCCACCTGTTTAGATAAATGGGTTCTATACTTTTATTACGTTTAGATTGCTAATAATAAAGATCCACAACAAACTATTGAAAATCTAAATTCAGATCCCGATTTCAAACCCCAAGAATTTTTTGTCCTAATTCCAAGAATTTAAGCAAAACATGAGAGAAATGAGTGTGAAACCTCGGGTTTCCGAGAGTAGGTAAACTCTACGCtctcttttctcattctttgcccaatttttaagaaatttggaTTAAAATTTTTAGGCAATTCCGAAACAGATATGGGTGTGCTTGACCATGACCGATAATGAATTTATGTCTCATGCAGCTGTCATATAATTACGACAATGTATCAGTAAAAATTTAGATCAACAAagacttataaaaataaaatattatttcacataATTTAAATGGTTAAAAGACATTATTGTTGTCCTATAAAATtcaaacagtaaaaaaaaaaaaaaacattattgttGTCACCGACAATAACTCAAACATTTTGACATTCAGCCATTCAGGTACGTGATGTAACAGATCGCTGTGTCTTACCTAAAAGTGGTCATGTAGTATCAATCATTGTTATACAAGGAGTATTGTCATGATTTTCATAGGCTTTCTGAATTTCACGTAGGtgcagtaatttttttttttttaacagtttcaatttatttcatttttgcacttttatcatttttacattaattatctttttaaaatttaaaaattcttaatttaatgtattgaattgttaatttttttacattaaaatgatcaaaatactgcctttttgtattaaaaaaaaaagtagtttttacAGCAGTACTAATTACCTATCTGTGAATGAAGATAAAAATAGAAGATTAATATTGAGTAGGCATTAATCTGAGTTATATCACCGTTCTTGACTTTGCTACAATACCTAATCCTCATGAGTTGGCAACaactagtaatttaaaaatGGACATTTGAACGTGACCCAGTGTATCCCAGCAGCCACCCTTTTGTTTCCAACATGATCAACaccaaataaatattatatagtttataataataataataataataataataataaataccaaatttaattatttttctgtctTCCTTTTAAGGTACGTGAGCCCACGACTCCATATTCTCAAGTAGCAAGTAATCTAAGCTACCGCCACGTGATGACTACATGTTGCAAGGCAGaccatttaataaatttatataatagTTATATAAGTCACGTGGATTGATACATCAATTTTGTAAGATTCAAACACTTTTCAggtcaaaaaaagaagaaggttttTTAGTGTATTATTCCTTATGAATAATAATTCTAATTAAACTCGTAGGTTTTGTTTTCCACATCAAACAAATCAGAGTGGTTCAACTACTCGTGATTTCATTTCAAGAAAAGTTATCGATCAAGACTTTTGGTTAAACTTCAAACTTTATATTGGTAAatcatattcatatatatatatatattactttctcAAGTTAGAGATCGATATAAATTATAACTAATCTTGTTGTGATTTGGAGTAAAATGAAATCATTATATTTCTGTTTCATTTGACCAATTCTGTCTGATGCACTTTTGTTGCTTGAAATATGAAATTTAATCTTCAGATGATTTTCAATAGGGGTTTATGTTTTATGGACAAATGTATTAGACCAAttctattattgaatttgaatataaaaCAAGTTTGTTTTAGTCCGTTTCTAGAGattaaacttcatttttaatatGACACATGCACATTTTATGAGACAAGTGTTTTATGGGAGATGTATCAGACCAATTTTACGTTTAGTAAtggttttaaaaagtgttttttggttttgatattttgataCAATATAAAGATgagaaacactttttttttttttttgtttgaaaaagtattttggttTGAGAGCCCCTATGGTCAGGAACTTCTGCAAACCACCCACACCACGACGATAGAGACCCACGGTGTGGGTCTCGCCAGAAACCCACGTCGTGGGGCGTGACCCACAGGTCTAAGCCTCAAATCCATCGTATCCGTCGTGACCCGCTTCAAAATATGTTTCTAATGCCCGAAAattcgtttctaatgcctcaaaactcgtttttttgattcaaaactaaaaattagaGATGAAAAGTTAACCATTTaagaattttatcaccctaaaagtCGGAAACCGGTGCCAGAGAGAGGTGAACCATGCCGTGGGTGGCTGGTCTGGTCAAccgtgggtcacggccagactCACGACCCATAGCCATGGCCGTTTCTGCGTTTTCTTTCACCTAGAccatctcttcttctttctctttttatcaTCCAGTGAATATGGTTCTAGTTTAATGTTGTGCAATTGTTGTGATTTAGCTGATGTGGCAATTGGTGATTGGAAGCTGTAAAATGGGCATTTTTCAGAGCATCCGGGCCAAAGTTTGATTCTTTTGGTTTATATCCAAAAAAGCATGTTTTGAAAAAGgtgtttaaattgtttattaataatttttgagaaaagtgttttcaataTCATGTCCAAACAAGTCAATGATTATACCATTTTACTTTAATCTAAATACATGTTTaattagggttgacaatttttaatataacttGCGAAATCACACAAACCCCAATATGAAATTAATGAGTTATGATTAAATGATTCGACTCGTTTAATTTTAGAGACTTACTATTCCTCAAACTCTTATCAACAATTTCTTGTCCAACTCTTTTTCAAATCTGCCATTAGATCAGTAAGATCCACTAATTTGGATGAAGTTAGACGGAAAataaacaagagaaagaaaaataacatttctcataattttataaacatacTTCAACACTATCTGAACCAAACACCCGACATAACTTTAGTAATTTTAGTGATGAGTTTCAAACGACATAGAAGTAATTTATGATTACTTGTTGGTCCAGTACTCCAGTGGCATTGGATGCCTTGGCCGTCAGACCAAGCTTATATTGGTTTGACATTTTCTACGTTACAATTTTGGGCTGTTAAATGGAATATAAGTATTTAAAATGGGTCTATGAAAAGGCCCAATTATCCAGCTCATCTCAGAAGGGCCATAATTACTAGTACTCTGGGATTTTCATGGCCTCCGATTATTGGCAGGGCCCACTAAAGATCCAATTTAATATTCTACATTCTCTCATGTTTTGGATGTTACATCGGCCactaaaatgttttttaatacctttaattaaaaatacgttagtaacaaaaaaaatatatatatctttcaatTACAAACACGtatcaataaattataaaaaaaaatatattataggTAAAACTGTATATAATTTTATGAGCTCAGGCTCGGCTCGAACTCAGTTCAAGCTTGAGCCCTCTTGTTTGAGCTCGGTTGGCTCAAATTCTAAagaaatttgaataataaacaggtcgaactattttttttttctttttctgagcactttttttaatatggaaatatttaGGCTTTCACTTTTTGGTCCCCATTTAATCTCAGCCTTCAAATTTCAATAACTTTGTTTCACAGCCGTTGGATCAGTAATCGATGGGAATTTTAAGGATCCATCCAAATCAGCCTAActaatttattataatataagatacacttataatatttttaaatatataaactaGCATAAATTAGCCTAACGAGCCGAGTTAAGCTTTAAGATgttcaacttttttaaataagggaAAGCAAGTTATACTGTTATAGGACTAAATGACAACAAAATGAGTGAGTACCCTAACAACAAAGTCCAAAAGGTAAACGCAGTGCAGAAATAGTAACAGAATCTGGATCAGGTCTAAAAGGACCCAACAGCAGGCAATATATGTTGTTGCCAATAGTCCCAGAAtttgtttatgcttttatttGTCCATAAGCGATTCTTTTTATTtacctaacttttttttaaaaaaatatacatttggATTAAAGTAATATATAGTACCGTATACGTCTCATCCTTCACGCACGTGTGTGAATAGATGTTATAACAtgtcaaatataaaaatatattctattTAACAAATGTGAATGAAGTGCAAAATTCCAAGGCATATTTATCGTTGAAGATTCGAAGTGTGAATTTCCCATATTTATTTACTGTCGTGTAACGCAGTAAAAACACGAGGTTGAAAATAAAACAGCAAACATAATAATCGGCAAAAGTGTTGGACTCACGTAGTTTTCAAGATAGAGAAAATAAATACCTATTATTATTTACAATAGGTACAAGGCCAGGGCTACTTAGATCAGAAGATATCTAATATTATACAATAATCAATGATTCTTATAATTGTTTATGGAGTAACGGTACAaaccacaattttattttattattatcttatcCTACTGATAAAGTAACgtcgatttttatttttattttttttccttttttaacaTGAATTCCAGGATTGATTATTGGTAGTGTCACGTTAGCAAGGTGGGATAATGATGTGATAGTGTAATTTCTAGTATTACTTATTGTTTATCACTTCTAAAaatgtaatgttatttagtagacgcTTATATGACTGATATACGTATAGTTTGATGATGCGGCAACCAAAATTAGTCTTTAGATCAACACTTG
This window of the Corylus avellana chromosome ca5, CavTom2PMs-1.0 genome carries:
- the LOC132180954 gene encoding uncharacterized protein LOC132180954 — encoded protein: MYGTQSKRDLALEFQSQIPILRPSIHARRANLTVKFQDLYGFTVEGNVDDVNVLNEVREKVRQQGRVWWALEASKGANWYLQPSISEGQSLKASLKLSAMANAITLKRLIRKGIPPVLRPKVWFSLSGAAKKKSTVPDSYYNDLTKAVEGKVTPATRQIDHDLPRTFPGHSWLDTPEGHAALRRVLVGYSFRDSDVGYCQGLNYVAALLLLVMKTEEDAFWMLAVLLENVLVNDCYTTNLSGCHVEQRVFKDLLAKKCPRMASHLEALDFDVSLVATEWFLCLFSKSLPSETTLRVWDVLFYEGAKVLFHVALAIFMMKEEQLLLTHHVGDVINILQRTSHHLFDPDELLTVAFDKIGSMTTNTISKQRKKQEPAVMAELDQRFRRLNSIKVDDK